In Nomia melanderi isolate GNS246 chromosome 4, iyNomMela1, whole genome shotgun sequence, the following are encoded in one genomic region:
- the Oli gene encoding basic helix-loop-helix family member olig, whose protein sequence is MRSYDGESSSTEDDDRREGLPEAHLQQGSWQRSTSHPTWAWEHRSTHPLPPQSTASLESMYSVPGASHPSVSAPPAGYSSEHPQSAPGRRTPLGAVGLGGFYFQQQPQPHASSSALSDENRPDHERPGASRLNCPPKSKTTRQGKSMRLNINARERKRMHDLNDALDELRSVIPYAHSPSVRKLSKIATLLLAKNYILMQGNALEELKRVIAVLQSPHAHTTALPPTPVSYDLLHGFPGKLFQGVQEMQGLPGNDPQSVTAGGPPTDGAVTSGESN, encoded by the exons ATGAGATCGTATGATGGCGAGAGCAGCTCGACGGAAGATGATGACAGGAGGGAGGGTCTTCCCGAGGCACACTTGCAACAAGGATCTTGGCAGCGGTCAACTTCGCACCCCACATGGGCCTGGGAGCATCGTAGCACT CATCCGCTACCGCCACAGTCCACAGCGTCACTAGAGTCCATGTACTCGGTGCCGGGAGCGTCGCATCCGAGCGTTTCCGCCCCTCCAGCTGGCTACTCGTCGGAACACCCTCAAAGTGCACCTGGAAGGAGGACTCCCCTGGGTGCCGTCGGCCTTGGTGGCTTCTATTTTCAGCAGCAACCGCAACCACATGCTTCTTCCAGTGCCCTGTCCGATGAAAACAGGCCTGACCATGAAAG ACCCGGCGCGTCTAGATTAAATTGCCCGCCGAAATCTAAGACCACCAGGCAGGGCAAAAGCATGCGTTTGAACATTAATGCGAGGGAGCGCAAGAGGATGCACGATTTAAACGACGCGCTCGACGAGCTCCGCTCCGTCATCCCCTACGCGCATAGTCCGTCCGTCAGAAAGCTGTCCAAGATTGCTACCCTTCTCCTCGCAAAAAATTACATTCTCATGCAAG GAAACGCTTTGGAAGAGCTGAAAAGAGTGATAGCGGTCCTGCAATCACCTCATGCTCACACCACCGCCCTGCCGCCCACGCCTGTTTCCTACGATCTTCTCCACGGGTTTCCGGGTAAGCTGTTCCAAGGGGTGCAAGAGATGCAGGGACTTCCGGGGAATGACCCACAAAGCGTCACAGCTGGCGGGCCACCGACTGACGGGGCAGTAACTAGCGGAGAATCGAACTAG